One Cuculus canorus isolate bCucCan1 chromosome 1, bCucCan1.pri, whole genome shotgun sequence DNA segment encodes these proteins:
- the JAM2 gene encoding junctional adhesion molecule B, with protein MASRSLRLLLLGYLGVLSYCKVSGISIETDNKNVKAEEFKEAILSCKHKFSKAMSFRIEWKKIQSQGVSFVYYNGEFTGDLRGRAEMLNTGIRIRNVTRKDSGTYRCEISAKSEEGQRLGEATITLTVLVAPATPVCDVPSSAMTGTVVELSCKETEGSPPSEYQWYKNGVALLEKTGTGSARAANITYTMNKKSGTLLFNTVTKSDTGEYFCEASNGIGLSQKCSVKRMQVDDLNVSAIIAAVVVVALVMALCGLGVLYAQKKGYFTKESSSQGKTNYQSTSEKDFKHTKSFVI; from the exons ATTGTAAAGTATCTGGAATTTCCATTGAAACGGATAACAAAAACGTAAAAGCAGAGGAGTTTAAGG AGGCCATTCTTAGTTGCAAGCACAAATTTTCAAAAGCGATGAGCTTCAGaatagaatggaaaaaaatccagtcccAAGGAGTCTCATTTGTCTACTACAATGGTGAATTTACAG GTGATCTTCGAGGCCGAGCTGAGATGCTGAATACAGGAATCCGTATTAGAAATGTGACCAGAAAGGATTCTGGGACCTACCGCTGTGAAATCAGCGCAAAGAGCGAAGAGGGGCAACGCCTGGGAGAGGCTACTATTACTCTCACAGTATTGG ttgcTCCAGCTACGCCAGTATGTGACGTACCCAGCTCTGCAATGACAGGAACAGTAGTGGAACTGAGCTGTAAGGAGACAGAGGGGTCTCCTCCATCGGAGTACCAGTGGTACAAAAATGGTGTTGCCTTACTGGAAAAGACAGGAACAGGCAGTGCTAGAGCTGCAAACATAACTTACACCATGAATAAAAAGTCTGGCACTCTG CTATTTAACACAGTTACAAAGAGTGACACTGGAGAGTATTTCTGTGAAGCCTCCAATGGGATTGGATTATCTCAGAAATGCTCAGTGAAGCGAATGCAAGTTG ATGACCTTAATGTAAGTGCTATCATCGCTGCTGTAGTAGTTGTGGCTCTGGTAATGGCATTATGTGGTCTTGGAGTACTTTATGCCCAAAAAAAGGGCTACTTTACAA aggaaagctCTTCCCA AGGGAAGACGAACTATCAATCTACAAGTGAAAAG